A genomic stretch from Leptospira ellinghausenii includes:
- a CDS encoding TIGR04452 family lipoprotein — protein MKQSGKSILVGIILLGMIFVTNCNQPTLARLSNDNILGADAKAELLQASKRIDGVKFAPLGVNSSGAEASSALLNGVLIPILAEINPDKYYKRDGVEACVKNIYILGLALPNYASVELSCKIEEVTTFDFLK, from the coding sequence ATGAAACAATCTGGAAAATCGATTCTCGTAGGAATCATTCTTTTAGGAATGATATTTGTAACAAATTGTAACCAGCCGACGCTTGCTAGGCTCAGTAATGACAATATCTTAGGAGCTGATGCAAAAGCAGAACTCCTCCAAGCCTCGAAAAGAATTGATGGTGTCAAATTTGCCCCTCTGGGAGTGAATTCGTCAGGAGCAGAGGCATCTTCAGCACTTCTCAACGGTGTTTTGATTCCAATCCTTGCAGAAATTAATCCTGATAAGTATTATAAACGAGATGGTGTCGAAGCTTGTGTTAAGAATATCTATATTCTAGGATTAGCACTTCCCAATTATGCTTCGGTCGAACTCTCCTGCAAAATTGAGGAAGTGACTACTTTTGATTTTTTGAAATAA
- a CDS encoding RNA polymerase sigma factor encodes MSQIYERSHKRIFDFLYKYTQNADTAMDLMQDSFLSFHKHYGNAGLSEEKSIMVLYTIARNLSINYAKKFSTSREIASDEIEFHSHNPKLETKAEYQDLEDRLYSFLGELSEDERSALLLKNVEGFQLVQIAEILGVSVSTASRLVIKATEKVLAIAKRENLVPD; translated from the coding sequence ATGAGTCAAATCTACGAAAGAAGTCATAAACGAATTTTTGACTTTCTTTATAAGTACACTCAAAACGCGGACACAGCCATGGATTTGATGCAAGACAGCTTTTTAAGTTTCCATAAACATTATGGTAATGCTGGCCTCTCGGAAGAGAAGTCCATCATGGTTCTGTACACCATTGCTCGCAATTTATCCATTAATTATGCTAAAAAATTTTCCACTTCTAGGGAAATTGCTTCTGATGAAATCGAGTTCCACAGTCACAATCCAAAATTAGAAACAAAAGCGGAATACCAAGATTTGGAAGACCGGTTATATTCTTTTCTGGGAGAACTTTCGGAAGATGAAAGGTCCGCTTTATTACTCAAAAACGTAGAAGGATTCCAACTGGTCCAGATCGCCGAGATCTTAGGAGTTTCAGTTTCCACCGCCTCTAGGCTTGTCATCAAAGCCACTGAGAAAGTATTGGCCATAGCAAAAAGGGAAAATCTGGTTCCAGATTAA
- a CDS encoding adenylate/guanylate cyclase domain-containing protein encodes MIQSGMLSLWKILSEGIRAKLAWFTGTLIALTILLLSIITVRQQTAILSESYEKQAAVSKNFIASLVMEIESISQNLIRIEEFKSRIEKQQEELKKYQTAKLVTKKKTVSVFGFKTNLFGSLGSSKVLKKFDTFFSVYLTKDDVTMLEREIRQQLREASNRNISEREWNTLVNLAAAYVKNEEKYLDIIKQPTPEENEAKSKWELDIKNIKKEIRNHKSKLDLFIAKFYADSKKRKLEELGLDTKLFRIQTFPISAMIQGETSIASFDTQIIDNTSPLAKIDHFDQMESSLVDSFQKLSDDITSVEENEKQYVYEWREREIQALHSPLFRHQNSTKRAFNLIGIKSKLGDYREVIKEDYRITNELAQLIPKLRERIQYLKNAKPPIPPAKDKLFTSYYKSYNELVSDREKIYDEVSLRYPIPKELEEKIESLRSLRDVTLEDWVLLKFKTDPLEYEKYYQDPEAREEQRNRWKSIRKWIITAEQETPTKELKKLFPDGSFGHSRSESEEIMWKLDGTHLLEAENVPLMVLRDNFSGLIRTLVDRTDGIRAIKDNRNQIVFTAITICLVAILFAIFISGVVVQKIRKIIRSAEDVGQGNLHVHFDDGGNDEFGNLTVALNQMVSGLKEREKMRGVLGSMVDPVVVGEALKDLEKLKQGSEKVITAFFSDIAGFSTISEKLNSKELANLLNEYLSAMTLILKQHDGVLDKYIGDAIVGIFNAPLDVENHCLKAVSASVEMRDKLEGLKKEWIKNNSYIPEAHDMKFRIGLNMGYAKVGFMGTDALASYTMMGDTVNLAARLEAAGKDYGVCILVSEFVHDEIKDHFFTRKLDTVRVKGKSKPVTLYEVRCKKGEESEEEKKFVNAYETALFSYFNRKFSEAKRQFEILYQSSHDEACKLLLERCQYYIETPPELDWDGSFTRTKK; translated from the coding sequence ATGATTCAGTCGGGAATGTTATCCCTTTGGAAGATCCTATCGGAAGGGATTCGCGCAAAACTTGCTTGGTTTACTGGAACTCTGATTGCCTTAACCATTTTACTTTTGTCCATCATCACCGTACGCCAACAAACAGCGATCCTTTCCGAAAGTTATGAAAAACAAGCCGCTGTTTCAAAGAACTTTATCGCAAGTCTTGTGATGGAGATTGAATCCATCTCTCAAAATTTAATCCGCATCGAAGAGTTCAAATCGCGAATTGAAAAACAACAGGAAGAATTAAAAAAATACCAAACAGCAAAACTTGTTACAAAGAAAAAAACTGTTTCTGTTTTTGGATTCAAAACCAATTTATTCGGTTCCCTTGGTTCTTCTAAAGTACTCAAGAAATTTGATACATTTTTTTCGGTCTACTTAACCAAAGATGATGTAACAATGTTAGAAAGAGAAATACGGCAACAACTAAGGGAAGCATCCAATCGTAATATCAGCGAACGAGAATGGAATACATTAGTCAATCTTGCTGCAGCCTATGTAAAAAATGAAGAAAAGTATTTAGATATCATCAAACAACCCACTCCCGAAGAAAATGAAGCAAAATCAAAATGGGAACTAGATATCAAAAACATCAAAAAGGAAATTCGGAATCATAAATCCAAACTGGATCTGTTCATTGCAAAGTTTTATGCGGACTCCAAAAAGAGAAAATTAGAAGAATTAGGACTCGATACTAAATTATTTCGGATCCAAACTTTCCCCATTTCAGCAATGATCCAAGGAGAAACTTCCATTGCCTCATTTGACACTCAAATTATTGATAATACATCTCCCTTAGCAAAAATAGATCATTTTGACCAAATGGAAAGTAGTTTGGTAGATTCGTTTCAAAAACTCTCAGATGATATTACATCGGTTGAAGAAAACGAAAAACAGTATGTTTATGAATGGAGAGAAAGAGAAATCCAAGCACTTCATTCTCCCCTATTCCGCCATCAAAACTCAACAAAACGTGCCTTTAACTTAATCGGCATCAAATCAAAATTAGGTGATTATCGAGAAGTGATCAAAGAAGATTACCGTATCACCAATGAACTGGCTCAACTCATCCCAAAATTAAGAGAAAGAATTCAATACTTAAAAAATGCAAAACCACCAATTCCACCAGCGAAAGACAAATTATTTACGAGTTATTATAAATCGTACAATGAACTAGTCTCAGATAGAGAAAAAATTTATGACGAAGTTTCGTTACGATATCCAATTCCTAAGGAATTAGAAGAAAAAATCGAGTCTTTACGAAGTTTACGTGATGTAACTTTAGAAGATTGGGTACTGTTAAAGTTTAAAACGGATCCTTTAGAGTATGAAAAATACTACCAAGACCCTGAGGCGAGAGAGGAACAAAGGAATCGTTGGAAGTCTATTCGGAAATGGATCATCACTGCAGAACAAGAAACTCCTACAAAAGAACTAAAAAAACTCTTCCCTGATGGAAGTTTTGGTCATTCCCGAAGTGAATCAGAAGAAATTATGTGGAAGTTAGACGGAACACATTTATTAGAAGCTGAGAATGTTCCGTTGATGGTGTTACGTGATAACTTTTCGGGACTCATCCGAACGTTAGTGGATCGAACAGATGGGATCCGTGCCATCAAAGACAATCGAAACCAAATTGTGTTTACTGCGATCACAATTTGTTTGGTTGCGATTCTATTCGCAATTTTTATCTCTGGTGTTGTCGTACAAAAGATACGTAAAATCATACGAAGTGCAGAAGATGTAGGCCAAGGGAATTTACATGTTCATTTTGATGATGGTGGGAATGACGAATTTGGAAATCTTACAGTTGCCTTAAACCAAATGGTTTCAGGACTCAAAGAAAGAGAAAAAATGCGAGGGGTTCTCGGAAGTATGGTGGACCCTGTCGTTGTGGGAGAAGCATTAAAAGATTTGGAAAAATTAAAACAAGGAAGTGAAAAAGTGATCACTGCTTTTTTCTCTGACATTGCAGGTTTTAGTACCATTTCTGAAAAACTAAATTCAAAGGAACTTGCTAACCTACTCAATGAATACCTTTCTGCTATGACACTCATCCTAAAACAACATGATGGAGTTTTGGATAAATACATTGGGGATGCCATCGTCGGAATATTTAATGCACCACTTGATGTTGAGAACCATTGTTTAAAAGCAGTTTCTGCAAGTGTGGAAATGAGAGATAAGTTAGAAGGTCTCAAAAAAGAATGGATCAAAAATAATTCTTATATACCTGAAGCTCATGATATGAAATTTCGAATTGGGCTTAACATGGGTTATGCGAAAGTGGGATTTATGGGAACCGACGCTCTCGCTTCCTATACCATGATGGGAGATACAGTCAATCTAGCAGCAAGGCTTGAAGCAGCTGGAAAGGATTATGGGGTTTGTATTCTCGTTTCGGAATTTGTCCATGATGAAATCAAAGATCATTTTTTCACACGAAAACTCGATACAGTACGTGTAAAAGGAAAATCAAAACCAGTCACATTGTATGAAGTGAGATGCAAAAAGGGAGAGGAGTCAGAAGAAGAGAAAAAATTCGTGAATGCTTACGAAACAGCTTTATTTTCCTATTTTAATCGTAAATTTTCGGAAGCAAAACGGCAGTTTGAAATTTTGTACCAGTCCTCTCACGACGAGGCGTGTAAACTTCTCTTGGAACGTTGCCAATACTATATCGAAACTCCTCCGGAATTGGATTGGGACGGTTCGTTTACAAGGACTAAAAAGTAA
- a CDS encoding FecR family protein, whose product MSELEDQKHIEALEALLRKPSKVTEQVEFPNWETLVSRSPRQEWSGPSSSPNKVLSFFRKPAGLTLVGGTSFAIAATILFVFIMRPETTSNEVSSSAVMEKKREILSPLSVSVSQVKGKVFIFPEGSVTKVPLVEKYQITSGDIITTELASQVDLQFETGSWLRINPQSEVIVQSLQKSDIGSYSQKFSVKKGKLFASVSKLSKDSEFIVQAGEHLTQVRGTIFSISYDGVMETVAVREGSVAFGDLILNAKQQAVVKQGESFPVIASQVSPKEDKELKAFYTQSILAKESLLYREHSRLELVRLEDGTEYRGVILGQSETHLHFQGMDGKIEIPIKNILETEKIR is encoded by the coding sequence ATGAGCGAATTAGAAGACCAAAAACACATAGAAGCGTTGGAAGCCCTTTTGCGAAAACCGTCCAAAGTGACGGAGCAGGTGGAATTCCCAAATTGGGAAACTTTGGTTTCACGTTCCCCTCGCCAAGAATGGAGTGGACCATCCTCTAGTCCAAACAAAGTCCTCTCCTTTTTTCGGAAACCAGCAGGACTTACACTTGTTGGTGGGACTAGTTTTGCCATCGCAGCCACCATATTGTTTGTTTTTATCATGAGACCTGAAACCACTTCCAACGAAGTGTCTTCCTCGGCAGTGATGGAAAAAAAACGTGAGATTCTCTCTCCACTTTCCGTTTCTGTATCCCAAGTCAAAGGGAAGGTTTTTATTTTTCCAGAAGGTAGTGTTACAAAAGTACCATTAGTCGAAAAGTACCAAATCACTTCTGGAGATATCATAACAACAGAACTGGCATCCCAAGTGGACTTACAATTTGAAACTGGTTCATGGTTACGAATCAATCCACAATCGGAAGTCATTGTACAGTCGTTACAAAAATCCGATATAGGATCATATTCACAAAAGTTCTCAGTGAAAAAAGGGAAACTTTTTGCTTCTGTTTCTAAACTTTCGAAAGATAGTGAGTTCATTGTCCAAGCAGGAGAGCACCTTACACAAGTTCGAGGTACTATTTTTAGCATTTCCTATGATGGTGTTATGGAAACGGTAGCGGTAAGAGAAGGTTCTGTCGCCTTCGGTGATCTAATCCTAAATGCAAAGCAACAAGCAGTTGTTAAACAAGGGGAGTCATTCCCTGTCATTGCTTCTCAAGTGAGTCCCAAAGAAGATAAGGAACTCAAAGCTTTTTATACCCAATCCATTTTGGCCAAAGAGTCATTACTTTACCGTGAACATTCTCGTTTAGAATTGGTTCGTTTAGAGGATGGAACGGAATACCGAGGTGTGATTTTAGGACAATCGGAAACCCATCTCCATTTCCAAGGAATGGATGGAAAGATCGAAATCCCGATCAAAAACATACTCGAAACCGAAAAAATCCGCTAA
- a CDS encoding methyl-accepting chemotaxis protein, which translates to MPENHKKNFRFRYLIDKEFQLKFLAHYSLLFISGVIVTLLFLYWLNQSKYDGGAVFRLRQDAQTVYWKVENEDAAPGEAREKFVPREIYLPNYDHQLNLYTIQFDAVVTLSVLYLLLITVFSIFKSHKMAGPVFSIKRSLQRMASGDPIETIRIRKGDEFQELVEVLNEVIQKRMNDQNKKST; encoded by the coding sequence ATGCCAGAGAATCACAAAAAAAACTTTCGATTTCGTTATCTCATCGATAAAGAATTCCAATTAAAATTCTTAGCACATTATTCTCTTCTGTTTATTTCTGGGGTGATTGTCACTCTTTTGTTCTTATATTGGTTGAACCAATCCAAATATGATGGTGGGGCAGTGTTCCGACTTCGTCAGGATGCACAAACTGTGTATTGGAAAGTCGAAAACGAAGATGCGGCACCTGGAGAAGCCAGAGAAAAGTTTGTCCCGAGGGAAATTTATCTGCCCAATTATGACCACCAACTCAATTTATATACCATCCAATTTGATGCAGTGGTAACACTTTCTGTCTTATATTTATTGTTAATCACAGTTTTCTCTATCTTCAAATCGCATAAAATGGCAGGTCCTGTGTTTAGCATCAAACGTTCCTTACAGAGGATGGCTTCTGGAGACCCAATTGAAACCATTCGGATTCGAAAAGGGGATGAATTCCAAGAGTTAGTAGAAGTATTAAATGAAGTGATCCAAAAGAGGATGAACGACCAAAACAAGAAATCTACATAA
- the sthA gene encoding Si-specific NAD(P)(+) transhydrogenase gives MSINRFDLIAIGGGPAAQKAAIQASKLGKKAAIIEKDPYLGGGCVHWGTIPSKSLQETSRFYRNLKLSNLHGLQSPQTTQLTLQELMFRASTVIEKEEDVTREQMIQNRVTTLTGWGKIVDPNRVEVTDSAGRKKVYETENILIATGSSPRRPLNENIPFEEGLVYDSDGLFAMKKMPSTLAVIGAGIIGSEYATIFAHIGVKVHLFDSQNRILGFLDEDISNEMTRIMQNAGIQIHVDSSITNYKKISDEEGFELTTNKGEVVRVNQVLISRGRLGNVDNLGLESVGIIPNDRKQIQVNENYQTNIPTIYACGDVIGFPSLASVSMYQGAYVAKHMFGHPSVPVDAEEFPIGIYTLPEIATIGPTEEALKKRGVSYGVGLAKFDTITRAQISGDQVGLLKILFDKQSRRVLGVHIISDKATELIALGQCVVNLKAPIEYFTEHIFNYPTMIGAYKNAANDALLREK, from the coding sequence ATGTCTATCAATCGATTTGATTTAATCGCTATCGGGGGCGGTCCTGCCGCTCAAAAAGCTGCTATCCAAGCAAGTAAACTCGGCAAAAAGGCTGCTATCATTGAAAAAGACCCTTATTTAGGTGGTGGTTGTGTCCATTGGGGGACAATTCCCTCGAAATCTCTTCAGGAAACGAGCCGGTTCTACCGGAACTTAAAACTTTCCAACCTACATGGATTACAATCCCCACAAACAACACAACTCACCCTCCAAGAGTTAATGTTTCGTGCCTCTACTGTCATCGAAAAAGAAGAAGATGTGACCCGAGAACAAATGATCCAAAACCGAGTCACAACACTCACGGGTTGGGGAAAAATTGTAGATCCAAACCGAGTCGAAGTAACGGACTCCGCAGGAAGAAAAAAAGTTTACGAAACAGAAAACATTCTCATAGCAACAGGCAGTAGCCCCAGAAGGCCATTGAATGAAAACATTCCTTTTGAAGAAGGATTAGTTTACGACAGTGATGGTTTGTTTGCGATGAAAAAGATGCCGAGTACCTTAGCTGTAATTGGTGCTGGTATCATTGGTTCCGAGTATGCTACCATTTTTGCTCATATTGGAGTGAAAGTACACCTATTTGATTCCCAAAATCGGATTCTCGGTTTCTTAGATGAAGATATATCCAATGAAATGACTCGGATCATGCAAAATGCAGGGATCCAAATCCATGTCGATTCATCGATCACCAACTATAAAAAAATTTCCGATGAAGAAGGATTCGAACTTACAACTAACAAAGGTGAAGTGGTAAGAGTCAACCAAGTCCTAATTTCACGGGGAAGGCTCGGAAATGTTGATAACTTAGGACTGGAATCTGTTGGGATCATCCCAAATGACAGAAAACAAATCCAAGTGAATGAGAATTACCAAACCAATATTCCCACAATTTACGCATGTGGAGACGTGATTGGATTTCCAAGTTTAGCATCAGTATCGATGTACCAAGGTGCTTATGTCGCAAAACATATGTTTGGTCATCCTTCGGTTCCTGTTGATGCCGAAGAATTCCCGATTGGAATTTATACACTACCAGAAATTGCAACCATAGGCCCCACAGAAGAAGCTTTGAAAAAACGAGGTGTTTCCTATGGAGTTGGTCTTGCAAAATTTGATACAATCACTAGGGCTCAAATCAGTGGAGACCAAGTTGGATTACTCAAAATTCTATTTGATAAACAATCGAGACGAGTTCTTGGAGTTCATATCATTTCAGACAAAGCTACAGAACTCATAGCACTTGGACAATGTGTTGTGAACCTAAAAGCTCCAATTGAGTATTTCACCGAACATATTTTCAATTACCCGACAATGATTGGTGCCTATAAAAATGCTGCCAATGATGCCCTTTTGCGGGAAAAATAA